The genomic DNA ACCCTGCTTCAGCCCTTGTTATCTGAGGGTACATGCTCATGTGGCATCCTTGGGCTTTTGTGACAGTTTTCCCCAACCCTCTATGTTCCCTTAGCTGTAATGTATTCCCAGATCACAAAGAATTGTACAGTTCTACTGTGTCAACTGTcacttcttccctgtcttcttacTTTACAAAGGGATTGCTTGGTCTGAGATTTtgaattccttccttgactttgaaTGTTTTCACTATTTCAACTCTTATTTCTACAAAGTGTTTGGTGTTGAAAGCGAGAGGATTTAGCTTGAACTCAACCTGCAGTGTTGGTATGGAATAACCAAAATTTTTTGTACCTTTCTCTGGGTTGTGTTCTTTTGAGGTATGGTAGCATGGTCAAGCCTTTTTTTGTCTTCTACAGAGTCTTGGATTGGAACTACTTCTTAACTATATAAGGATTCCCATTGATAGCTTATTTTGTGAAAACTTTTTTTGTCGATTAATTTTTTGTcaattctaaaaatgaaaagctaggcatggtagtCCATGGATGTAATTGAAGCCACTTAGGAGGCTTTGGTCAGAGAATGATTTGGACCCACAAACAGGGCAATTGTGGGGAGGGAGCTATTTCATCATAATTGCTTAGGTTTCTCAATAGTGTTTTGCCATCTTTTAGCAAACTACAGGAAGAACTCCTTTCATGTGTCCTGAGTTGAACCAATTTAATCTATTGATCTAGGGTCCAGAGTATTCTATGGAAAGCtagaaacctttttctttttatccaatGTTACTCTAATTACCAAACCTCCCCCCTCACTATGTCCTGAAAGTTATTGAGCAGGCATAGCCTTAGAAATATGTGTCTCTCCTTTGCTGTGTTGAAAGAGAAACTATGGATGTAGGAGTCATACAGCAAGTGTCATGCTCCCGAGGTCCTCATAAATCATTAAATCAGGAGAGCTAAAGAGCAGGCAGTACACATCAGGGCTTGGGATTTCTGCAGGGGAGCCAAAATCCAGAAATTCAGGTTACATTTGGGGTCATAAGGAAGGATCTTGGTTACAGGACCCAGGAGGTCCCCTCATTCACTCACTATCAGCCCCACATTTTTTctggacacagagacatatatttaAGTGCAAGGTTAATCATTTAttgaacaggaagaggaagaaattcatgAAAAATTGTCATGGGTatatcaaagaaaaatttaaagaagtcTTTGATTCTTGATGAGGTATCCTAGGTAACATGTGGATAGACTGGAATTGGACTTCTCAGTGAGACAGGATGGAATGCAGATCACAGAATTTGTACTGGGGATGCTGTATGGATAGGAAGGGATGATGGTGGAGTCCTGGTGAGAAGTCTCCACTCAACACTGTAAGCCAGGAAGAAAGAATATAGAAACTCATTAAACACTTCTTGGATTGACTTCGGGACAGTGAGACATTCTATTATATAGAACAAAGGGGATGAAGAAATGGATCTTCCCTTGCAATCTAACTGGAATTATTTGCCAGAACACAGGGATGAAAGTCAGAATAAATGACCGTAATGGAAGATCTGAGGCTTGTTTCCACAACCTTTGTTATAAGAAGCTCTGAAGAATGTTAGGTAAATTGTAGAataatgataaaagccttggctaCTTTTAAAGACTTCACACATTATATGAGTGAAGTCTTGTACTACATGAGAAAGGAGGGCCATAGCAATTTGCTCTCCAACCTGGTCGAGAAGTAGTGATCAGGGACCTCCACTCCCAGGTAAGAAGCCAAGGTTGTACAGAGTTCAGATTAAGATGTTATTATCTCgagtgggatgggggggggtccACAGACACTAAAGAACAGTTATACCACAACCTGCCATTCTGTCTCTTAATGATATTGAACCCATCGCTGAGCCATTTTTATACAACCATACATCAAATATGTAAAACTCAAATCCTTGTTTCATTGCCTAAGTCTTGGGTCACATTACTTCCAAGCTCAAAGTAGGACTAGATCACAAATCCAGACATTTCAAAGCCAATCTTCAAGCTTTCCTAGAAGATTCTTTATCGAactattttttaatgtaatttggGTGCACAACATTAATACTTTGGGAAGGGCCTCTCCATGACGACcaaccccctccttgctctctttggaTATTGCCCACCTGGAGGCTCAGGCCATTCTTCATTCTCGGGCCTGGAGGCAGCGATCTGTAGTGTGAGAACAAGAACATGTTCAGGTACCAGGTCCACTTTATTTCCCCAAGAATAAGGATAGGACTCTCCAGCATTCAAAAATGACTGGTAGCCAACTAGGTTTGTTTCCTCTATGATAAATATTCAGgatgagaaaaataactgaatCCTGACTTACTGGCATTGGATAGGTCAATGATATTTTCTCTAAGGATTCCATGCTCCTCACATAGTTGTGCAAACCTTTCCTTGATGTCTGAACTCAAATCTGGTTCTCGGCCTGTGAGAAGAGCAATAGTGAGTGTAGCAGCTATATTGTGTGCATTGACCACAGCCTGAGTGAGGGGACAGGGACTTCCCCATAAGGATAGGAGTATGTTTGCCAACACAATTGACAGGCATTGGTATGATCTATCCTGGATTTGGCATCCATAGAATATCCTTCAGTCATACTGAGAGATTTCAGAATGCTTCCATTACTATGCTCAAGGGTTGATGGGGAGAGCATCAATCATCAGGAGGTTACAAAGAGGTAGGCCCAAGCTGGGAAGACCATATTAAAGCTAGAGGTTTTCGTATTTTCCCATCCGAGGATCAGTTTCTGTGTGAAAATACTTTACCATAGAGCCCCATCAGCTGGAAGGTTTCCCCATCCTTTTCGTTAATGAGATGAGCCATAAGAAAGTTATCATAGTCTGTCTTAGGTATAGTAAATGTATTGAATCCATCATCTGTGGAAGAAATGGAACACAGCTCAGAAATTTTTTGTTCTGCAGGAAATTTTGGATACCCTTTTCTTGTTCTACCccaacataaaataagtaaaatacataTCGTGGAAGAGATGGGTGAAGTGTCTGAGCCTTTCTGTCTTTAGTTTTCTGAACTTCAAGAAGTAACTCCTAAGAAAAGGGACTCTGAGAGGTCCACACCACTAGTGAACAGTCAGCCATAGCAGCACCACTCTCTCATCATCTCCTAGGcttacctccctccctcagcagcttCAAGCAACATGTTTCTATCTTTTATAAGTTTGTTGTATCAAACATCCACTGCTACACCCTAAGCGATTAACACCAGTGCTAGCCTCCAGGCAGTATCAGATAGATTCCATCTCCCCCTACTTATCCTACTTTCCTGCCACAGGGTGTTAGCTATAAGATGGCACCAGTTTTACTAGTAGGtgcaagttcctgagttcaaactccagcaaaacacacacaacaataacaacaacaacaacaacaacaacagcaacaaacacacacacacacacacacacacacacacacacagacacacacactaaaggtaTTAAGGTTTACTAATCATCTTgtggatagatatatagattttatGTACTCACACGTCACAGAATATTCACCagccttttctgttttgtcagCAACCATAGATAATTCGGAGCACTCTTCATCTCTTCTGTAAAACAGAGTGAGCTGGTTCGTAAGGGATTTTGATCTGGATGGATTCTGGACCCTGTACTCTGTACCTATCTCCAGTTTCTGATTCCATTTAACTTTTGACTGTTTTTGTAAAATTAGCAAAAGGCTTTTATTTACATTAATTCCTTTATATTTCATGCTTTAGCAATCACAAATTTGcctagtattttaaaaaaaagaaaacaacaatccTTATTACAACTGCAACTACCTCCAAGTTTCACCAGTGCCGGGCTTCAGCCAGCGGTGTAGATTATCAGCCAGATTTCCACCATCTGCCTCAAATTAGCACTCTGTAATGTTGCCTGATGTGGTTCCCAGTACCACAGAGGAGAATTATTATTATCGCCTTTACTGCAGGAAAACGGAAGTACAAAGGGGTGGATTTATTTGGCTAACAACTACAAAGAAAAATTTGATTCATgatcacataatcttaacttgtgatAAACTGGCTCAATAATGTGGTTTCAGAAGTGTCTCTGACCTTTCCTTAAGGAACTCCTAGTGAATTAATTCCTGTCACCAACTCTTgtctctgacttttgaaaaatccctgGTTATGAGATCTTGGTTCAGTGTCAGATGGAGCGTTCTGGTTTAGGatacagacttagtatgtgtgtacaaatgtaCATACTGAGAGGCATCTCTTCCCCCAGTCCCGAGTGTTTGTAGGCGTGAGACCATACCAGGTTTCATTTCCGCTTTCTCAGCTAAGAGCATCTCACTTACACAGTATGGAATTTAAGAACTAAGGAATTCTCCAAGACATGGATTTGCTCCAGAAAAAGTCTAAAGTTGCCATTatcttctatcttttctcttttgtcagagGCCAGGATAATAGTATGCCATTCCCCATTAATCTGTAATAGATAAGCAAATGGTTAAGGGAGAAGAAGCAGGGataccacatgcacatgtgtccaCTTGAACTCCATCCTATGGGTTAGGGCCTGAGCATACACAAGGGTAGATCTCATGCCAGTTGTCACAATACTTAGCatactgcccctgcctctcagtgAGACTAGAGGTCCCCCAACATTTTCAGTTATGAAGAGCTGGTCTTACTTCAAGGTCtggatccattcatttgtctaagagatTGGGGCACTATACCCATCCCCTCAAAGGACCTACTTGGCTTCAAGAGTTCCCCAAAGCACATTCTGAGTCAGAAGCTACTATTCAGTGATCATACCTTTTCTACATTAAAGTTCCTTCCCGTAGAACTAGCTTCTTCTGCATGGACACAGACTAGGGTCAGTcccaaacacagcagcagcagcatcttcatTTTGGTAGGGAATAGGATTGTCTGTCTGTCAGGACCACGTCTTTCTTGTGATTGTGGCTATACTCCA from Mus musculus strain 129S7/SvEvBrd-Hprt-b-m2 chromosome 4 genomic contig, GRCm38.p6 alternate locus group 129S7/SvEvBrd-Hprt-b-m2 129S7/SVEVBRD-HPRT-B-M2_MMCHR4_CTG5 includes the following:
- the Mup9 gene encoding major urinary protein 6 precursor → MKMLLLLCLGLTLVCVHAEEASSTGRNFNVEKINGEWHTIILASDKREKIEDNGNFRLFLEQIHVLENSLVLKFHTVRDEECSELSMVADKTEKAGEYSVTYDGFNTFTIPKTDYDNFLMAHLINEKDGETFQLMGLYGREPDLSSDIKERFAQLCEEHGILRENIIDLSNANRCLQARE